The genomic region GAATCGTCAAACAGCTTCCCTCATTCATCGGGCATTGCCTCGTCGGCATCGGCAATGTCGGCCCTGGCGCTTTGCCTGACATCCCTGGAGAGGGTCATATCTGCGTCGCCTTCTGATGATGAGAGCTTTCTGCGGAAGGCTTCATACGTTGCCCGCCTGGGATCGGGAAGCGCCTCGAGGTCTGTCTACCCGGGGTTCGTGCTATGGGGGCGGACCGATGCTGTGGGGTGGTCGGCCGATGAGTTTGCGGTACACCTGAATGACAGTGTTCACGAAGAATTCAGGGAGATGGGCGATGCGATACTGATAGTGGACGAGAGCCCCAAGCCGGTATCGAGCAGCCGCGGACATGCCATGATGGATAATAACCCGTGGAGCGCGGTTCGCTATGAACAGGCTGCAAGGAACACCGCAAGGCTGGTTGACGTGCTTGCCGCCGGCGATATGGATGAATTTGTAACCATCGTCGAGCAGGAGGCGATGACCCTGCATGCCATGATGATGGCCTCGGCAGATGGCTATATCCTGATGAAGCCCGGCACACTCGATATCATTGAGAGGGTGCGCCGGTTCAGGGAGGAGACCGGAGTGCCGGTGGCATTCACACTCGACGCGGGCCCGAACGTGCACCTTATCTATCCGTTACGTTTCCGCGAAAGCGTAAAAAAACTTGTTGATGAACAGCTTCTGGATTTCTGCTCCGGCGGCAGGTGGATAGATGACCGTAACGGTGAGGGGCCATACCGCGATTTTGTTAATCCTGTAAAACGATGAATTGTGTATAAAACGGAAAACGGCGAAGAGGGCCTGCCTGTATATTATTCGAAGATACTGCTGTTTGGCGAGTACTCTGTGATTGAAGGGTCTATGGCGCTTGCGGTGCCTTTCGGGCATTTTACGGCGGGACTGGGCTTTATTAACAGGGGCAGGTACACCGACCATAACAGGGCCGTGCGGTCGAACGGACTTCTGAAGGAGTACCTTGGCTGGCTTGAACGTGACGGCGGGGGCGAAGGGCTGAAAGGTGTGATCGATGCGGATGTAATGGGAAGGGATGTGGGACGTGGATTATTCCTGGAGTCTAATATTCCCGAGGGATACGGACTGGGTAGTTCGGGGGCGGTGGTGGCCGCCTTGTATGACCGCTATGCGGTGGAGCGGATCGATAACAGCTCCACGGCAGGCGGCGATGATCTGCTCAGGCTCAAAAAGATATTTGCAGCCATGGAGTCGTTCTTTCACGGTACGAGCTCGGGACTGGATCCGCTGAACTGCTATTTCGGGCGGCCGGTGATGGTGGGACGGGACAGGCAGGTAAGCCTGGTCGGAATACCCGAACCGGAGAGTGGCGAGAGTATGACGGTCTTTCTTGTCGATACCGGCCGGACGGGCAAAACGGGGCCCCTGGTTGAACGGTTTCTCAGTATGAGCCGTGAGGAGGTGTTTGGGGGACTGGTACGGGATGTGATGATACCGTCTGTGAATGATGCGATTGACTCGCTGGTGGGCGGTGATGCCGGAAAGTTCAGGAGTGCGCTTGGCACGCTCTCCCGGTTCCAGCTGGAGAATATGCATGAAATGATCCCTGATGAGTTTACCGGTGTGTGGGAGAGGGGACTGGTTTCGGGCGACTACCTGCTGAAGCTCTGCGGCTCGGGCGGGGGCGGTTTCCTGCTGGGTTTCACCGGGAACCTGGGGCAGACCTCGGCGATCCTGCGCAGGATGAACATGGAGCCGCTTCCGGTCTATATGAACATTGAGAGGTACGGGTGAAAGAACCCTGCGGGGTTCACCCGCTGGTCGACGCGTATCGGCCCGGCCCGTGCAAAGGTTCACCCGCCCGGCGACGCGTATCGGCCCGTGCAAAGGTTCACCCGCTGGTCGACGCGTATCGGCCCGGCCCGTGCAAAAGGTGACCCGCCGGGTGAACTTCAGACTTTCTTGTTATATTTGTGCGTATTTAAACACTTCGATACCTTAATTTGTTATTATTGTGATATGCCTTGCGCCGGGAGGGCAGGGATTTTGCCCTGAAAATATTAAGGTTGTAAGGCATTAAATATTAAGGTTGTAAGGCATTAAATATTAAGGTTGTAAAACATTAATTATTAAATAGTTATTAGATGGAAAAGCAGTTGTCTTCTTTTGCAGCCTGGATGGCCCAGATAAGGGCCAATTTTTTGGTGCTGGCTGTTTTACTGGTAGGGATCGGACTGGCAATCACCTGGAAATTCCTGCCGTCGGTTGGCGGCGAATTCAACTTTCTGCATGCGGGAATGATAACGGTGGGTGTGGTGCTGGCTCATATCTC from Marinilabiliales bacterium harbors:
- a CDS encoding mevalonate kinase, with protein sequence MYKTENGEEGLPVYYSKILLFGEYSVIEGSMALAVPFGHFTAGLGFINRGRYTDHNRAVRSNGLLKEYLGWLERDGGGEGLKGVIDADVMGRDVGRGLFLESNIPEGYGLGSSGAVVAALYDRYAVERIDNSSTAGGDDLLRLKKIFAAMESFFHGTSSGLDPLNCYFGRPVMVGRDRQVSLVGIPEPESGESMTVFLVDTGRTGKTGPLVERFLSMSREEVFGGLVRDVMIPSVNDAIDSLVGGDAGKFRSALGTLSRFQLENMHEMIPDEFTGVWERGLVSGDYLLKLCGSGGGGFLLGFTGNLGQTSAILRRMNMEPLPVYMNIERYG
- a CDS encoding diphosphomevalonate decarboxylase, with translation ESSNSFPHSSGIASSASAMSALALCLTSLERVISASPSDDESFLRKASYVARLGSGSASRSVYPGFVLWGRTDAVGWSADEFAVHLNDSVHEEFREMGDAILIVDESPKPVSSSRGHAMMDNNPWSAVRYEQAARNTARLVDVLAAGDMDEFVTIVEQEAMTLHAMMMASADGYILMKPGTLDIIERVRRFREETGVPVAFTLDAGPNVHLIYPLRFRESVKKLVDEQLLDFCSGGRWIDDRNGEGPYRDFVNPVKR